A window of Bufo gargarizans isolate SCDJY-AF-19 chromosome 9, ASM1485885v1, whole genome shotgun sequence contains these coding sequences:
- the LOC122919657 gene encoding carbohydrate sulfotransferase 6-like gives MSSRLQFISLLFFMSFFLLYVFHFLSSKSPSCYTSTFKARRVHVLLLSSWRSGSSFLGQIFNHHNDVFYIYEPGHAVWMKLQGESSELLHYPLRDVLHSLFNCDVTPFRHYLPKEGKYINDMRFFAESQALCIPPACSSFIPSEGYDRRKCLHRCVNNSMDRAEEACRMYSHVVMKTVRVLDLSTIFPLLEDPYLNFRIIHLVRDPRAVALSRKGFPLITDDHILLNNEGFSKDKNYTISNVMAKTCKAQVDITRLARTSKSLNGRYMVIRHEDLAKNPVESVRKMFDFAELELTEHTRQWIYNITHVEVQEGSDLLTFSRVSSKVIEKWRTDADFNFVHQIQLVCKGAMREFGYFPVRSRKAQLNKSVAVIMGNWSQTEQVKSPVKIR, from the coding sequence ATGTCTTCACGATTGCAGTTCATCTCCTTATTATTCTTTATGTCTTTTTTCCTGTTgtatgtttttcattttctgtccaGCAAATCCCCTTCTTGTTACACCTCCACTTTTAAAGCAAGACGTGTCCATGTCCTCCTTCTCTCTTCTTGGAGATCTGGCTCTTCATTTCTTGGACAGATCTTCAATCACCACAATGATGTCTTCTACATTTATGAACCTGGTCATGCCGTATGGATGAAGTTGCAGGGAGAGAGTTCCGAACTTCTACACTATCCACTGAGAGATGTCCTGCATTCTCTCTTCAACTGTGATGTGACACCCTTCCGCCATTACCTTCCAAAGGAAGGAAAGTACATTAATGATATGAGGTTTTTTGCAGAAAGTCAAGCTCTTTGTATCCCCCCAGCTTGCTCATCTTTTATACCATCTGAGGGCTATGATAGGAGAAAATGTCTTCACCGCTGTGTAAACAATTCTATGGATAGAGCAGAAGAAGCCTGTCGGATGTATTCTCATGTGGTGATGAAAACAGTAAGAGTCCTGGATCTTTCCACCATTTTTCCTCTTTTAGAGGACCCTTATCTCAATTTCCGAATTATCCATCTGGTGAGGGACCCCCGAGCAGTTGCCTTATCAAGGAAGGGATTTCCACTTATCACCGACGACCATATTTTACTTAATAACGAAGGTTTTTCCAAGGACAAAAATTATACAATAAGCAATGTCATGGCCAAGACTTGTAAAGCTCAGGTTGACATTACTAGACTGGCCAGAACATCTAAATCCTTGAATGGTCGCTATATGGTCATCCGTCATGAAGATCTGGCAAAAAACCCAGTTGAAAGTGTAAGAAAAATGTTTGATTTTGCTGAGCTTGAACTAACAGAACACACGAGACAATGGATTTATAACATCACCCATGTAGAGGTTCAGGAGGGGAGTGATTTATTAACCTTCTCAAGAGTGTCCTCAAAGGTTATCGAGAAATGGAGAACTGATGCCGATTTCAATTTTGTTCACCAAATTCAACTTGTGTGCAAGGGAGCTATGAGAGAGTTCGGTTATTTTCCGGTAAGATCCAGGAAGGCTCAGCTAAATAAGTCTGTAGCGGTAATAATGGGAAACTGGTCTCAGACTGAGCAAGTAAAGTCACCAGTAAAGATAAGATAA